In Rutidosis leptorrhynchoides isolate AG116_Rl617_1_P2 chromosome 2, CSIRO_AGI_Rlap_v1, whole genome shotgun sequence, one genomic interval encodes:
- the LOC139888799 gene encoding uncharacterized protein: MKQLLATLPTLIALVDGEILYLYISVANEAFGSVLVVERNKIQKPVYFVSKALAGSEINYAPIEKFIYALVLTSRRLCIYFQGHPIHVLTDLPVKNVLSTPAISGRLSKWAIELGAFEISYLPRTSVKGQVLADYLAEMTGELEVIHERTQLKPPQRKIWDLYTDGASCIEGAGARLMLTNPSGEEHTYVLRFNFDVINNEAEYEALLAGLNMAHKMNITQLRAYVDSQLVANQFNGSFEAHELSMQKYLKLVQESAEKFEFFELSQVSRGQNKKADALSKLAALTFSHFQKQVWVEELPNKSIDGSLFVAAIEEVEPNWMGPIANYLRNGALPEDKKEARLVRERSPMYVIQNDVLYRKSYLGPLMRCVGPAEAATLVEEVHSGSCALHSGYKTIAAKIMRMGYFWPTLYRDVAQTVKRCKSCQRHALQNRKPRYDMIPIDSPWPFYK, translated from the coding sequence ATGAAGCAATTGCTTGCTACATTGCCTACATTGATCGCGCTTGTTGATGGCGAAATATTGTACCTTTATATATCGGTTGCGAATGAAGCATTTGGCTCAGTACTTGTTGTGGAAAGGAACAAAATCCAAAAGCCAGTTTATTTCGTTAGCAAGGCACTTGCGGGAAGTGAAATAAATTATGCGCCGATTGAAAAATTTATTTACGCGTTAGTTTTGACGTCAAGAAGGTTGTGCATATACTTTCAAGGTCATCCAATACATGTCTTAACTGATTTGCCGGTTAAGAATGTTTTGAGCACACCTGCGATATCTGGAAGACTTTCCAAATGGGCGATTGAGCTTGGAGCATTTGAAATATCGTATCTACCGCGAACATCTGTAAAAGGTCAAGTTTTGGCAGATTACCTTGCAGAAATGACGGGTGAATTGGAGGTTATCCATGAGAGAACACAATTGAAGCCACCTCAGCGCAAAATCTGGGATTTATATACAGATGGAGCATCGTGTATTGAAGGAGCAGGCGCGAGATTAATGTTGACAAATCCAAGTGGAGAAGAACACACATACGTGCTACGCTTTAATTTTGATGTAATAAACAATGAAGCTGAATACGAAGCATTGCTTGCAGGATTAAATATGGCGCATAAGATGAATATTACGCAGTTGCGCGCATATGTTGATTCGCAGCTGGTGGCAAACCAATTCAATGGCTCTTTTGAAGCCCATGAGTTGTCTATGCAGAAGTATTTAAAACTTGTGCAGGAATCCGCGGAAAAATTTGAATTCTTTGAGTTATCACAAGTATCGAGAGGTCAAAATAAAAAGGCAGATGCGTTGAGCAAACTTGCTGCATTGACATTTTCGCACTTTCAAAAGCAGGTCTGGGTAGAAGAACTTCCCAATAAATCCATAGATGGAAGTTTATTTGTTGCGGCTATAGAAGAGGTTGAACCAAATTGGATGGGTCCTATTGCCAATTATCTGCGAAATGGTGCATTGCCAGAAGATAAAAAGGAAGCTCGTTTGGTACGCGAAAGATCACCTATGTATGTGATTCAAAACGATGTGTTATATCGCAAATCATATTTGGGACCATTAATGCGGTGTGTAGGACCCGCAGAAGCAGCAACACTTGTTGAGGAAGTGCATAGTGGATCTTGTGCTCTTCATTCAGGTTATAAAACTATTGCCGCAAAAATAATGCGAATGGGTTACTTTTGGCCTACCCTATATCGCGATGTTGCGCAAACAGTTAAAAGGTGTAAAAGCTGTCAAAGGCACGCACTGCAGAATCGCAAACCAAGGTATGATATGATTCCAATTGATTCGCCATGGCCATTTTATAAATGA
- the LOC139888801 gene encoding uncharacterized protein: protein MGPFPPGAGNVKFLIVAIDYFTKWVEAKALRTITGVQWHIRRQMGCVRSTNCDIVSGIKNRLNEKQNGWVDELSNVLWAHRTTFKKSTGETPFSLVYGSEAMIPAEVFVEMHRVANFDESTNADGICENLNFIEERRLMATIREANNKQQITKYYNKKVRALAFDVGEWVLRNNEASRAEKQGKLGPNWEGPYQIVGINAVGSYKLQDIEGRNIPNAWHATLLKRYYV from the exons ATGGGACCCTTTCCACCAGGTGCAGGGAATGTAAAGTTCCTGATTGTAGCAATTGATTATTtcactaaatgggtggaagcaaaaGCCTTACGCACAATCACTGGcgtgcaa TGGCACATCCGCAGGCAAATGGGTTGTGTGAGGTCCACTAATTGCGACATTGTCAGCGGTATTAAAAATCGTTTGAATGAAAAGCAGAATGGATGGGTTGATGAACTTTCAAATGTACTATGGGCTCATCGCACTACTTTCAAGAAAAGTACAGGCGAAACACCTTTTAGCCTAGTATATGGTTCAGAAGCAATGATCCCCGCGGAAGTCTTTGTTGAGATGCATAGAGTTGCTAATTTTGATGAAAGTACGAATGCAGATGGCATTTGTGAAAACCTAAATTTCATTGAAGAACGCAGGCTTATGGCCACAATACGTGAAGCAAATAATAAGCAACAAATTACTAAGTATTACAACAAGAAAGTACGCGCGTTAGCCTTTGATGTAGGAGAATGGGTTTTGCGGAATAATGAAGCAAGTCGTGCTGAAAAACAAGGGAAGTTGGGACCCAATTGGGAAGGTCCATATCAAATAGTGGGAATTAATGCGGTAGGCTCTTATAAACTCCAGGACATTGAAGGGCGTAATATACCTAACGCGTGGCATGCTACTTTGTTGAAAAGATATTACGTGTAA